The Spirosoma radiotolerans genome has a window encoding:
- a CDS encoding DUF1611 domain-containing protein has protein sequence MNEQAILLTDGLLTTNDAKTAHGLIRGTDRYTIAGVVDAPTAGQDAGAVLDGQPRGIPIFSSVEQALATVGQVSYAIVAVATSGGILPPNMLDEIKQCLEHGLSVVNGLHEFLNEKPDLVALAHTYGGRLIDVRRPKPRHELHFWTGEINQITAPIIAIMGTDCALGKRTTARLIQEACNRHNLNAQMIYTGQTGWLQGVNYGFIFDSTLNDFVSGELEHALLSCWRETSADVLLIEGQASLRNPSGPCGSEFLVSGNARHVVLVHAPKRTYYDHIPAWGSIHSVESEIELIRCYGSSVIALALNTEDCSREEAFAFQKQYADQLGIPVLLPLEEGVSPILPILQALTTTAHAH, from the coding sequence ATGAATGAGCAGGCAATTTTGCTGACCGATGGCTTACTGACCACCAACGATGCCAAAACGGCTCACGGTCTGATTCGGGGCACAGATCGGTACACCATTGCGGGCGTAGTCGATGCGCCTACGGCCGGCCAGGACGCTGGCGCTGTCCTTGACGGGCAACCCCGAGGAATTCCCATTTTCTCCTCTGTAGAGCAAGCTCTGGCCACGGTAGGCCAGGTCTCCTACGCCATTGTAGCGGTGGCAACAAGCGGAGGAATTCTCCCCCCAAACATGCTCGATGAGATTAAACAATGTCTTGAGCATGGACTCTCGGTCGTGAATGGATTACACGAATTCCTGAACGAAAAACCCGATCTGGTCGCATTGGCCCATACCTATGGTGGTCGGCTAATCGACGTTCGACGCCCGAAACCGCGTCACGAACTGCACTTCTGGACCGGTGAGATCAATCAGATCACAGCGCCTATCATCGCCATTATGGGCACCGACTGCGCGCTTGGCAAACGGACCACCGCACGCCTGATTCAGGAGGCTTGCAACCGTCATAACCTCAATGCGCAGATGATTTACACCGGGCAAACCGGCTGGCTGCAGGGCGTCAACTACGGCTTCATCTTCGATTCGACCCTGAATGATTTCGTTTCCGGTGAACTGGAGCATGCCTTGCTCTCGTGCTGGCGGGAAACCAGCGCCGATGTGCTCCTCATTGAAGGACAGGCCTCTCTGCGAAACCCCAGCGGCCCCTGCGGCTCGGAGTTTCTGGTATCGGGCAATGCCCGGCATGTGGTGCTGGTTCATGCCCCCAAGCGCACTTACTATGACCATATTCCAGCCTGGGGGTCCATCCATTCCGTGGAATCCGAAATCGAACTAATCCGGTGTTATGGTTCCTCCGTGATTGCGCTGGCGCTGAACACCGAGGATTGCAGCCGCGAAGAAGCCTTTGCGTTTCAAAAACAGTACGCCGACCAGCTTGGCATTCCGGTTTTGTTACCGCTGGAAGAAGGTGTATCGCCCATTTTACCCATCCTTCAGGCCCTTACCACTACAGCACATGCGCATTAA
- a CDS encoding serine hydrolase — protein sequence MAILRYFFLVFLVGPLLAQPGSQPLATRLKTLDSVLTQLHQRAMFNGVVLVAEKGSVRYKKAFGIANRATNEPLTSSSSFNLASISKQFIALMVMQLQEQGKLRYDERVRTYLPEFPYDTITVRHLLTHTSGLPEYFDLAQQYTSPLDTLTNDGMLQLFTEHKPPLTFRPGSRWQYCNTGYVVLGSLIRTLSGMPVEQFFDQQIVKPLNLKNTYVYYLNSRTKPHNRVYGFQRENGKNQLNDLIRLDGVIGDGNIYSSADDLLIWEQALKTGKLVKASTFQEAITPVKLNDQRTYPYGFGWFIENGGNILAHTGSWAGFLNVIVRYMDTQQTLIVLSNGSDGSARRIAREVLEGKSFTLPRTSLITNTRLIDGTGVAARKAAVRLRNNRIWEVGELTPFPTEPVTDAHGQTLAPGFIDSHSHHVSGLSSNPDALAVVNQGVTTVVSGQDGGSYSMDTLAAQLKRQPVAVNVASYTGQATLRQQVMGANGLYRTAKPAEIARMKDLLRVELGKGSLGLSTGLEYESAFFSSRDEVIQLAQVAADSGGRYMSHIRSEDIALDDAVDEIIQIGRITKMPVQISHLKIALRDKWGQSTRLLAQLEQARAEGVNITADCYPYDYWMSTLRVLFPKRDYTNATSADFAVHQLFDPSQSVLVRFAANPAYAGKTVGEVAALRREKPAQTLMGLVAEAAAFSTKNPDADGVEGIMGKSMDEPDVVNFLAWPHTNICSDGATDGHPRGYGAFTRVLGRYVREQKTMPLETAIQKMTSLTAEHLGLKDRGLVAPGYYADLVLFNPDTVQDKARIGDNKARSIGIEAVWVAGQLVYQNQKATGAHPGVLIRRK from the coding sequence ATGGCTATCCTTCGTTATTTTTTCCTTGTTTTTCTGGTTGGCCCGTTGTTGGCTCAGCCAGGCAGCCAGCCCTTGGCTACCCGGCTGAAAACGCTGGATTCCGTTCTGACACAGCTTCATCAGCGGGCTATGTTCAACGGGGTGGTTCTGGTGGCCGAGAAGGGGTCCGTTCGGTATAAAAAAGCGTTTGGTATCGCAAACAGGGCAACAAACGAACCGCTGACGTCCAGCTCTTCATTCAATCTGGCGTCCATCTCGAAGCAGTTTATTGCGCTAATGGTCATGCAGTTACAGGAGCAGGGTAAGCTTCGCTACGACGAACGAGTGCGGACCTACTTGCCCGAATTTCCCTACGATACCATCACGGTCCGGCATTTACTGACGCACACTTCGGGCCTGCCCGAATACTTCGATCTGGCCCAACAGTATACCAGCCCACTCGACACCCTCACGAATGACGGGATGCTGCAGTTGTTCACCGAACACAAGCCTCCGCTTACGTTTCGGCCCGGCTCGCGCTGGCAGTATTGCAATACGGGTTACGTTGTGCTGGGGTCGCTCATCAGGACTTTATCGGGTATGCCGGTAGAACAGTTTTTCGATCAGCAGATTGTGAAACCGCTCAACCTGAAAAACACGTACGTGTATTACCTCAACAGCAGGACGAAGCCCCATAACCGGGTGTATGGCTTCCAGCGGGAGAATGGCAAAAACCAGCTCAATGACCTGATTCGCCTGGACGGCGTGATTGGCGACGGGAATATTTATTCGTCAGCTGACGACTTACTGATTTGGGAGCAGGCCCTTAAAACAGGAAAACTGGTGAAAGCCAGTACGTTTCAGGAGGCCATCACGCCCGTCAAGCTAAACGACCAGCGCACATACCCGTATGGTTTTGGCTGGTTTATTGAAAACGGTGGCAACATACTGGCGCATACCGGCAGTTGGGCGGGCTTTCTGAATGTGATTGTTCGTTATATGGATACGCAGCAAACGCTGATTGTCCTGAGTAACGGTAGTGATGGCTCGGCTCGGCGTATAGCCCGTGAGGTGCTGGAAGGAAAATCGTTCACTCTCCCCAGAACGAGCCTGATTACCAACACGCGACTCATCGACGGTACGGGTGTGGCGGCCCGCAAAGCGGCTGTACGGCTTCGGAACAATCGTATTTGGGAAGTCGGCGAGCTGACCCCGTTTCCAACCGAACCGGTCACGGATGCCCACGGGCAGACGCTGGCCCCCGGCTTTATCGATAGTCACAGCCATCACGTATCGGGGTTAAGCTCGAATCCGGATGCATTGGCAGTTGTTAATCAGGGCGTGACAACCGTTGTGTCGGGTCAGGATGGGGGCAGCTATTCAATGGATACGCTGGCGGCTCAATTGAAGCGCCAGCCAGTGGCAGTGAATGTAGCAAGCTACACTGGTCAGGCAACACTTCGGCAGCAGGTGATGGGTGCCAATGGGCTTTATAGAACCGCGAAACCTGCTGAAATTGCCCGCATGAAAGACCTGCTTCGGGTCGAGTTAGGGAAAGGTTCACTGGGCTTGTCGACAGGGCTGGAGTATGAAAGTGCCTTCTTTTCAAGCCGTGATGAAGTTATTCAACTGGCGCAGGTGGCCGCCGATTCGGGTGGACGGTACATGAGCCACATCCGCAGTGAAGACATCGCGCTGGATGATGCCGTCGATGAGATCATTCAGATTGGTCGTATCACTAAGATGCCCGTTCAGATTTCACACCTGAAAATCGCCCTTCGCGATAAGTGGGGACAGTCGACCCGCTTGCTGGCCCAACTGGAGCAGGCCCGAGCGGAGGGCGTGAACATTACCGCCGACTGTTACCCGTATGATTACTGGATGTCGACGCTACGGGTACTCTTTCCAAAACGGGATTATACAAACGCAACCAGTGCCGACTTTGCCGTTCATCAACTCTTTGATCCCAGCCAGTCGGTGCTGGTGCGCTTTGCCGCGAACCCGGCCTACGCGGGCAAAACCGTTGGTGAGGTGGCCGCGCTGCGCCGGGAGAAACCCGCGCAAACGCTGATGGGTCTGGTGGCCGAAGCCGCTGCGTTTTCCACGAAGAACCCGGATGCCGATGGCGTCGAGGGCATCATGGGTAAGTCGATGGATGAGCCCGACGTGGTAAATTTTCTGGCCTGGCCGCACACCAATATTTGCTCCGACGGTGCTACCGATGGCCATCCAAGAGGCTATGGAGCTTTCACGCGGGTGTTGGGCCGTTACGTTCGCGAACAGAAGACGATGCCCCTCGAAACAGCCATCCAGAAAATGACCAGCCTGACTGCCGAACACCTTGGGCTTAAAGATCGAGGTTTGGTTGCCCCTGGCTACTATGCTGATTTAGTATTGTTTAATCCTGATACGGTGCAGGACAAGGCCCGCATCGGCGACAATAAAGCACGCTCAATCGGTATCGAAGCGGTTTGGGTAGCTGGACAACTGGTGTACCAGAACCAAAAAGCCACAGGTGCACATCCGGGGGTATTGATTCGGCGAAAATGA
- a CDS encoding heme-dependent oxidative N-demethylase family protein, producing MLPYFPFGQQFNDKMGTLSLTENERLVDVDERYQSEVALKQKLLTELPDYYFQALPGYELAQWEVLEIVLSNLVRFSPGQFSLQKEGNHWHWQNQLLHENRSFIFGDSSTLPLAPLDWVGRQVQEDLTVLAGNEATLVAGQLCFANDWCLDEKIGLPFWQIHAPIVSIVEPMLVAANKFMERLPVGRPVWRANWSVKLTNQLDMTSRHAPALKALFANRLPELTPETIGEQVYIRIERQTLTRLPRSGAILFGIHTYQNLLASEIAERRDAASRLANVFRTTPGEMLNYKSMTPFMPALLTYLDTFTLHSPD from the coding sequence ATGCTTCCTTACTTCCCTTTCGGCCAGCAGTTTAACGACAAAATGGGAACATTGTCCCTGACTGAAAACGAACGGCTTGTTGACGTGGACGAACGGTACCAATCTGAAGTTGCACTGAAACAGAAGCTATTAACCGAGTTACCTGATTACTACTTTCAGGCATTGCCTGGGTATGAGTTGGCCCAGTGGGAGGTTCTGGAGATCGTTTTATCGAACCTGGTTCGGTTTTCACCCGGCCAGTTCTCCCTTCAGAAAGAAGGCAACCACTGGCATTGGCAAAACCAGTTGCTGCATGAAAATAGATCATTCATTTTTGGCGATTCCTCAACCCTGCCGCTGGCTCCACTCGATTGGGTGGGTCGGCAGGTGCAGGAGGATTTGACCGTGCTGGCGGGTAACGAGGCTACGCTGGTAGCTGGTCAGTTATGCTTTGCCAATGACTGGTGTCTGGACGAAAAAATAGGGCTACCCTTCTGGCAGATTCACGCCCCCATTGTGTCCATTGTTGAGCCAATGCTGGTGGCAGCTAATAAATTTATGGAACGATTACCCGTAGGCCGCCCGGTTTGGCGAGCGAACTGGAGCGTTAAGTTGACGAACCAGCTGGACATGACCAGCCGCCATGCACCCGCCCTCAAAGCCCTCTTCGCGAACCGACTTCCCGAACTTACCCCCGAAACCATCGGCGAACAAGTGTATATTCGTATTGAACGCCAGACCCTAACCCGCTTACCCAGGTCAGGAGCCATCTTATTCGGTATTCACACTTACCAAAACCTGTTGGCCAGCGAAATAGCGGAGCGACGCGACGCAGCTAGCCGCCTGGCAAACGTATTCCGCACAACACCAGGCGAAATGCTCAACTACAAGAGCATGACGCCCTTTATGCCCGCGTTACTCACTTACCTGGACACGTTCACCTTACATTCACCTGATTAA
- the holA gene encoding DNA polymerase III subunit delta, translating into MIPAVDALLKDIRNKRIAPVYLIHGDEPYYLDRIADELEKVAVPVAERGFNQFVLFGKDTDAGAVINYARRYPFMAERQLVLVKEAQQMNGINDKSTQTLFEDYALNPLPSTILMLCYVREDGKPALDERKAWVKAFGAKGKLLGVKKLYDNKIPDWVGEYCREQGTKVSPKACQLLADHIGNDLKRLASEIDKILINLHVGEEISAATVERLVGISKEYNVFELQKALVQRDVVKANQIVDYFGRNPKDNPLVVILAQLFGYFSKVILVQASKDQTDKGLAPLLGVNPFFVKDYLTAARTFPLPKVASIINAIRRADARSKGIDAPTMNESDILRELVFDILH; encoded by the coding sequence TTGATCCCTGCCGTAGACGCCCTGCTGAAGGACATCCGTAACAAACGGATTGCCCCTGTTTACCTCATTCATGGCGATGAGCCGTATTACCTCGACCGGATTGCCGACGAACTGGAAAAAGTGGCCGTGCCGGTTGCTGAGCGGGGCTTTAATCAATTTGTTCTCTTCGGAAAAGACACCGATGCCGGAGCTGTAATTAACTACGCCCGACGCTATCCCTTCATGGCTGAACGCCAACTGGTCCTGGTGAAAGAAGCCCAGCAGATGAACGGCATTAATGATAAATCGACGCAAACCTTATTTGAGGATTATGCGCTGAATCCGCTCCCCAGCACCATACTCATGTTGTGTTACGTCAGAGAAGACGGCAAACCTGCCCTCGACGAGCGAAAAGCGTGGGTAAAAGCGTTTGGCGCGAAAGGGAAACTGTTGGGCGTCAAAAAGTTATACGACAATAAAATTCCAGATTGGGTAGGGGAGTATTGCCGCGAACAGGGAACGAAAGTAAGCCCTAAAGCCTGCCAACTGCTGGCCGATCACATTGGTAACGACCTGAAACGGCTGGCCAGCGAGATCGACAAAATTCTGATCAACCTGCACGTTGGTGAAGAGATTTCGGCCGCTACGGTGGAGCGATTAGTGGGTATCAGTAAGGAATACAACGTGTTTGAACTGCAAAAAGCCCTTGTTCAACGCGATGTTGTGAAAGCCAATCAAATTGTCGATTATTTTGGCCGTAATCCGAAAGACAACCCACTGGTCGTTATCCTGGCGCAGTTATTTGGTTATTTCAGTAAGGTTATCCTGGTGCAGGCGTCCAAAGATCAAACTGATAAGGGACTGGCTCCGTTATTGGGTGTCAATCCGTTTTTCGTGAAAGATTACCTCACGGCTGCCCGCACGTTTCCACTGCCCAAAGTGGCCAGCATAATCAATGCAATTCGCCGGGCCGACGCCCGGAGCAAAGGCATCGATGCCCCGACCATGAATGAAAGCGATATTTTGCGGGAATTGGTGTTCGATATCCTGCACTAA
- a CDS encoding mandelate racemase/muconate lactonizing enzyme family protein, with amino-acid sequence MRINAIRAYSRNLALTKPYTIAYQTTTKVENVFLEIELANGTIGLGAANPDPEVVGESPEQTLQNLQSEWIMGLVGRDIRLFTALIDEARQQFPSTPGTLAALDIALHDAFGQYLGVPIVQFYGQKLRSLPTSVTIGIMNVADTLTEASGYAELGFRVLKVKTGLHVEEDVERILKLRETYGNKMTLRVDANQGYSIADLERFLAATRSANVELIEQPLPVGRELDLLVLPEETRQLLAADESLKDAKMALTLTHQPQPFGIFNIKLMKCGGIRAALNIATIAHSADISLFWGCNDESRISIAAALHAAFACSNTRYLDLDGSLDLAEDVVSGGFMLEDGLMRPTNQAGLGVERIR; translated from the coding sequence ATGCGCATTAACGCGATCCGCGCTTATAGCCGGAATCTGGCTCTGACCAAGCCCTACACCATTGCTTATCAGACAACGACGAAGGTAGAGAATGTTTTTCTGGAGATCGAACTGGCCAACGGAACAATTGGTCTCGGTGCAGCCAACCCCGACCCGGAGGTCGTGGGGGAATCGCCGGAGCAAACGTTGCAGAATCTACAAAGTGAGTGGATTATGGGCCTGGTTGGTCGTGATATCCGGTTGTTTACGGCCCTGATTGACGAAGCCCGACAGCAGTTCCCGAGTACCCCCGGCACGCTGGCCGCTCTGGACATTGCGCTGCACGACGCCTTCGGCCAATATCTGGGCGTTCCCATTGTGCAGTTCTATGGGCAGAAACTCCGGTCATTGCCTACCTCCGTAACCATCGGGATTATGAACGTGGCGGACACATTGACCGAAGCCTCTGGCTACGCTGAACTGGGATTCCGGGTTCTTAAAGTTAAAACAGGGCTTCATGTTGAGGAAGATGTTGAGCGTATTTTAAAGCTCCGGGAGACGTATGGCAACAAAATGACCCTTCGCGTCGATGCCAATCAGGGCTATTCCATCGCTGATCTGGAACGCTTTCTGGCCGCCACCCGCTCGGCCAACGTCGAACTTATAGAGCAGCCCTTACCCGTTGGCCGTGAGCTGGATCTACTAGTTTTACCGGAGGAAACCCGCCAGCTGTTAGCCGCCGACGAGTCACTGAAAGACGCAAAAATGGCCCTGACCCTGACGCACCAGCCACAACCTTTCGGTATATTCAATATAAAATTAATGAAATGTGGGGGCATCCGTGCCGCCCTCAACATAGCGACCATCGCTCACTCTGCCGATATATCCTTATTTTGGGGCTGTAATGACGAAAGCCGGATCAGTATTGCAGCCGCCCTGCATGCTGCTTTTGCCTGTTCAAATACACGTTATCTGGATCTGGATGGCAGCCTGGACTTAGCCGAAGACGTCGTTTCGGGCGGATTCATGCTGGAAGATGGCCTCATGCGGCCAACCAACCAGGCCGGATTGGGAGTTGAGCGGATAAGGTAG
- a CDS encoding APC family permease: MTKLARSLNLRSAILLVVSGIVGSGVFKKVAPMAAELGSPLLVLSCWVMAGVVSLAGALTYAEMAGMFPQSGGEYLYFKKVYGRLFAFLYGWGAFTVMRTATIAALAHIFGQSLITLTGSQGAPAELVVKGIATTLILFLSLVNYRGVSFAEGLSRFLIYLTFIAVLVIAVLGFQASMGSLSHLTQSIQAPIPAAHKSLLGSLVVASLGAFWGYDGWNQIGYVGEEIKNPQRNLPIALGAGTSIVMTIYVLLNAVYLYVLPIDTLAQLASTPNKIAAVEVVRQAAGWAGALFISLLILVTTSNSTNASILMPARVFYAMARDGLFFKAAAVIHPRYKTPSIAILLQGSWAIVLVWSGSFDQLTDMLVFASFIFYGATAYGVMLLRRKQPNLVRPYRVIGYPLIPLFFLGCCSLLVLMTLINQPREALTGLGLIATGLPFYWFWHKRTPLLSEENEVETLT; the protein is encoded by the coding sequence ATGACCAAACTCGCCCGCTCTCTTAATCTGCGTTCCGCTATCCTACTGGTTGTTAGTGGTATTGTTGGCTCCGGTGTTTTCAAAAAAGTAGCTCCAATGGCGGCTGAGTTAGGGTCTCCCCTACTGGTTTTGTCCTGCTGGGTTATGGCAGGCGTCGTTAGTTTAGCCGGTGCCCTGACTTATGCCGAAATGGCGGGTATGTTTCCTCAATCGGGCGGTGAGTACCTTTATTTCAAGAAAGTATACGGTCGTTTATTTGCCTTTTTATACGGATGGGGGGCGTTTACGGTCATGCGAACGGCCACCATCGCAGCTCTGGCCCACATTTTTGGCCAGTCACTGATCACCTTAACGGGTTCGCAGGGCGCCCCGGCGGAGTTGGTCGTAAAAGGCATTGCTACGACACTGATCCTTTTTTTGAGTTTAGTCAACTATCGTGGCGTGTCCTTTGCCGAAGGCCTCAGCCGATTCCTTATTTACCTGACATTTATCGCGGTGTTGGTGATTGCGGTTCTTGGTTTTCAGGCATCAATGGGCAGTTTAAGCCATTTAACCCAGTCAATTCAGGCGCCTATACCAGCGGCTCACAAAAGCCTGCTTGGCTCGCTGGTGGTTGCCTCATTGGGGGCATTTTGGGGCTATGATGGCTGGAATCAAATCGGTTATGTTGGCGAAGAGATTAAAAATCCGCAGCGCAACCTGCCCATTGCCCTCGGCGCAGGTACCAGCATTGTTATGACAATCTATGTTTTATTGAATGCGGTGTACCTGTATGTGCTTCCTATTGATACGCTGGCCCAATTAGCCAGCACTCCCAATAAAATTGCAGCTGTGGAAGTGGTACGACAGGCGGCTGGCTGGGCAGGGGCTCTGTTTATTTCACTGTTGATTCTGGTCACGACCTCTAATTCAACCAATGCGTCAATTCTGATGCCCGCTCGTGTTTTTTATGCGATGGCCCGCGATGGCCTGTTTTTCAAAGCAGCCGCCGTTATTCACCCTCGCTACAAAACCCCTTCCATAGCCATCTTACTACAGGGAAGCTGGGCTATTGTGCTGGTTTGGTCCGGGAGTTTTGACCAGCTCACGGATATGCTCGTGTTTGCTTCCTTCATTTTTTATGGAGCAACGGCCTACGGCGTCATGTTGCTGCGTCGTAAACAACCAAATTTAGTACGTCCCTATCGCGTTATCGGCTATCCACTTATCCCTTTATTTTTCCTTGGCTGCTGTTCCCTATTGGTGCTTATGACGCTGATTAACCAACCCCGCGAAGCCTTGACAGGCTTGGGTTTAATTGCTACGGGGCTTCCATTTTATTGGTTTTGGCATAAACGTACCCCTCTGTTGAGTGAAGAAAATGAAGTAGAAACGTTGACCTAA
- a CDS encoding Lrp/AsnC family transcriptional regulator: MLDDTDFRLLSLLQRDAKRTIKELAEELGMTTTPIFERIKRMERDGVIEAYVALVNQEKIGRPLIVFCNVSMPDYTPDNIAEFENQVRRMPDVLEAYHLAGTIDYQLKVVMSDIKEYANFLQQMAKLPMIRVYSSSIALYAVKQSTILPLPTKNTIS, translated from the coding sequence ATGCTGGATGATACGGATTTTCGCTTACTGAGTTTATTACAACGCGACGCCAAACGGACGATTAAGGAACTGGCTGAAGAGCTCGGCATGACGACTACGCCCATTTTTGAACGTATAAAACGAATGGAGCGCGACGGCGTCATTGAGGCCTATGTGGCGCTGGTGAATCAGGAGAAAATTGGGCGTCCCTTAATCGTTTTCTGCAACGTATCCATGCCTGATTATACGCCGGACAACATTGCCGAGTTTGAAAATCAGGTTCGTCGGATGCCCGATGTGCTGGAAGCGTATCATCTCGCCGGTACCATCGACTATCAGTTGAAAGTTGTCATGAGCGACATTAAGGAGTATGCCAATTTCCTGCAACAAATGGCCAAACTGCCCATGATCCGGGTCTACAGCAGTTCTATTGCGCTCTACGCCGTCAAACAGTCTACTATATTACCGTTGCCCACCAAAAATACGATCTCATAA